From the genome of Vigna angularis cultivar LongXiaoDou No.4 chromosome 11, ASM1680809v1, whole genome shotgun sequence, one region includes:
- the LOC108332664 gene encoding immune-associated nucleotide-binding protein 9-like, whose protein sequence is MEQITLFNKEKTLVLVGRTGNGKSATGNSILGRNAFKLRMCSSNESRSCELQKSVTKDGSVINVINTPGLFDGRDYVGKETIECIDVAKNGIHAILVVFSVRTRFSEEEEATLRIVQTLFGHKIIDYMILVFTGGDELEYNEETLDDYLGQECPQPLKDILLQCDNRKVLFDNKTKDENKQLQQVQQLLNLVNMVISKNNGQPYTNKTFVRSQVGSKLKQETANLLEKLEEERVERLKIEEKLKSAQTLFNEEIQKLRYNHELANTRPHILRQLISICGIL, encoded by the exons ATGGAACAAATTACCTTATTTAATAAAGAGAAGACATTAGTTTTAGTTGGACGAACTGGAAATGGTAAAAGTGCAACTGGAAATAGCATTCTTGGAAGAAATGCTTTCAAACTAAGAATGTGTTCTTCTAATGAATCACGTAGTTGTGAATTACAGAAAAGTGTTACAAAAGATGGTTCAGTTATTAATGTTATCAATACTCCAG GACTATTTGATGGAAGAGATTATGTTGGAAAAGAAACAATTGAATGTATTGACGTTGCCAAAAATGGAATTCATGCAATTCTTGTGGTGTTTTCTGTTAGAACTCGTttttctgaagaagaagaagctactTTACGTATTGTGCAAACTTTGTTTGGACATAAAATTATTGACTATATGATTCTAGTTTTCACTGGAGGAGATGAACTTGAATATAATGAAGAGACACTAGATGATTATTTAGGTCAAGAATGTCCTCAACCTCTTAAG gATATTTTACTCCAATGTGACAATCGCAAAGTGCTTTTTGATAATAAGACTAAAGATGAAAATAAGCAATTACAACAAGTTCAGCAACTTCTTAATCTTGTGAACATGGTCATATCAAAGAATAATGGACAACCATATACAAACAAGACATTTGTGAGATCACag GTAGGATCAAAATTGAAACAAGAAACTGCAAATCTTTTAGAAAAGTTGGaagaagaaagagttgaaagaCTTAAGATTGAAGAAAAATTGAAGTCAGCACAAACTTTATTCAATGAAGAAattcaaaaactcagatataaTCATGAGTTAGCAAATACAAGACCACATATACTTCGACAACTTATATCAATTTGTGGCATTCTctaa